The Deinococcus wulumuqiensis R12 genome has a window encoding:
- a CDS encoding thioesterase family protein, translating to MQNIPEGFTQTLTVTVTADMTVDFGELGQVHPVYATYWMAKHFEEAGRKIILPFLEDGEGGIGAQVDVTHTASALPGMTVTVTATLDRVEGRRIYATMRAVNELGDEIGHGATTQVLLPQTRIDAGFDDLRRRWAEAQEQG from the coding sequence ATGCAAAACATTCCCGAAGGCTTTACCCAGACCCTGACGGTCACGGTGACAGCCGACATGACGGTGGACTTCGGCGAACTCGGGCAGGTTCACCCGGTCTACGCGACGTACTGGATGGCGAAACACTTTGAGGAAGCCGGGCGCAAGATCATCCTGCCTTTTCTGGAAGACGGCGAGGGCGGTATCGGGGCGCAGGTGGACGTGACCCACACCGCCTCGGCGCTGCCCGGCATGACGGTGACGGTCACGGCGACGCTGGACCGGGTGGAGGGCCGCCGCATTTACGCGACCATGCGGGCCGTGAACGAACTGGGCGACGAAATCGGCCACGGCGCCACCACCCAGGTCTTGCTCCCGCAGACCAGAATCGACGCGGGCTTCGACGACCTGCGCCGCCGCTGGGCCGAAGCCCAGGAGCAGGGCTGA
- the moaD gene encoding molybdopterin converting factor subunit 1, whose amino-acid sequence MRIRAVFFARLRRELGMEELTLDVPDGADVRAVAEQLGREHGLNLRGCMVAVNETYARPEHLLQAGDEVAFLPPVAGGAPDAGEDTHCRVTADALSLSAADAFLVRPECGAQAYFVGTVRSPNQGQVVEYIDYEAFAPMAEKVMREAAALARERHGELRVWLEHRTGRLAPAVASIVIGVASPHRRAALEACDFLIEHLKIELPVWKHEVDGRGEHWVPGTAGHDTL is encoded by the coding sequence ATGCGGATTCGCGCCGTGTTCTTCGCCCGCCTCAGGCGCGAGCTGGGCATGGAAGAACTGACCCTGGACGTGCCCGACGGCGCCGACGTGCGGGCGGTGGCCGAGCAACTCGGGCGCGAACATGGCCTGAACCTGCGCGGCTGCATGGTGGCGGTCAACGAAACCTACGCCCGCCCCGAACACCTCCTGCAAGCCGGTGACGAGGTGGCCTTCCTGCCACCGGTGGCGGGCGGCGCCCCGGATGCCGGGGAGGACACCCACTGCCGCGTCACTGCCGACGCGCTGAGCCTGAGCGCCGCCGACGCCTTTCTGGTGCGGCCCGAATGCGGCGCCCAGGCGTACTTCGTGGGCACGGTGCGCTCGCCCAACCAGGGCCAGGTCGTCGAGTACATCGACTACGAAGCCTTCGCCCCGATGGCCGAAAAGGTGATGCGTGAAGCCGCCGCCCTCGCTCGTGAGCGCCACGGCGAGCTGCGGGTGTGGCTTGAACACCGCACCGGTCGCCTCGCCCCCGCCGTCGCCAGCATCGTCATCGGCGTCGCCAGCCCGCACCGCCGCGCCGCCCTCGAAGCCTGCGACTTTCTGATCGAGCACCTCAAAATCGAGCTTCCGGTCTGGAAACACGAGGTCGATGGACGCGGCGAACACTGGGTGCCGGGCACGGCAGGGCACGACACGCTGTGA